A stretch of the Cydia strobilella chromosome 23, ilCydStro3.1, whole genome shotgun sequence genome encodes the following:
- the LOC134751700 gene encoding uncharacterized protein LOC134751700 — protein MHLAAGVVLLVNLVNSDTYLKNCALPESCLRIPSPGKPVHSSSPLTTVTSTMVVDTIAGIHPDVELPLSVRSATRSLHLADPLFYKPGQIDVLLGADVFGSLLQSDVIQLQPCGLTAISTNFGYILSGPVTNFPTSKPPMTALSLTQVVERFWKIEEPPEPPQPNPLDIECETLFKTTTTRNSDGTFVTRLPFLSDRPSLGETRGIAEKRFLNLEKRLQMNPRLKSKYIEFMREYQSLNHMSVSSVDLRSVEHYYVPHHGVFKASDSEKLRVVFDGSSKSSNGISLNECLHTGPKLQRDITHILLNFRRHAIVFVTDIRMMFRMSWIHPEDRRFQLILWRESPSEPLLTYELNTNTYGLRSSPYIAIRVLLELAEQERSKYPRAAAVIESDVYVDDCLTGASTLEEARDLKIELQSVMRAGGYELRKWLSNKPELLNDLPPDYLQPLHTIRDVENPQTVAVLGVQFNPVTDAFTYTTRVDCDKCPTKRKVLSLIARTFDPSGWISPIVFKAKVFIQRLWLSGLDWDAPLTPELTTEWLTFTEELMSTIQQISIPRCIFPPKPQTYTLHGFSDASEAGFAAVIYLRAVDQQNNSSVHLLMSKTKVSPVRTRLTIPKLELQGAALLSKLVQHVVSCLQKSIVLDAIYTWTDSQITLAWLNTSPHELQTFEANRVSQIKNAEIPSIWRHVPGSLNPADCASRGLSPRALLNHPLWWCPKWLLEPPSSWPSDKLCPIAQLPGLRCLLVTSASCIPSPDFLLERFSSFQKLIGTRPKWASHTEPPVVGDLVLLREENVPPLEWRRGRIISIRPGKDGVVRVVQVRTATGVLTRPTNRIIRLPVDKPVN, from the exons ATGCACCTGGCCGCCGGTGTGGTGCTCCTTGTGAACCTCGTGAATTCGGATACCTACCTGAAGAATTGTGCCCTGCCCGAGTCCTGTCTGCGGATCCCATCTCCCGGAAAG CCTGTTCACTCCTCCTCACCACTTACTACGGTCACCTCAACTATGGTTGTAGATACCATTGCCGGTATCCACCCGGATGTGGAACTGCCCCTATCTGTCCGATCGGCAACACGATCACTACACCTCGCCGATCCATTATTTTATAAACCCGGACAAATAGATGTTTTATTAGGAGCCGATGTTTTTGGATCTCTTTTACAATCCGACGTAATTCAACTACAACCCTGTGGTCTAACAGCTATATCAACAAATTTTGGTTACATCCTATCTGGGCCAGTTACGAATTTCCCTACCTCAAAGCCCCCTATGACTGCCCTCTCTTTAACTCAAGTCGTTGAGCGATTCTGGAAAATAGAGGAACCCCCTGAACCACCTCAACCCAACCCTTTAGATATTGAATGTGAGACACTTTTTAAGACCACCACTACTAGAAACTCTGACGGTACCTTCGTAACCAGATTGCCCTTCTTAAGTGATCGTCCCTCCCTCGGTGAGACCCGCGGCATAGCTGAAAAAAGATTCCTTAACTTAGAGAAGCGGTTACAAATGAACCCACggctaaaatcaaaatatattgaattCATGCGCGAATATCAGAGTTTAAATCACATGTCAGTATCCTCCGTAGATTTGCGTTCAGTAGAACATTATTATGTACCCCACCACGGAGTATTTAAAGCTTCTGACAGTGAAAAGCTCCGCGTAGTTTTTGATGGCAGCAGTAAAAGCTCGAACGGAATATCTCTTAATGAGTGTTTACACACAGGTCCCAAGTTACAGCGAGATATTACCCACATACTTCTAAATTTTCGTAGGCATGCAATTGTATTTGTTACTGATATCCGTATGATGTTTCGAATGTCGTGGATACATCCCGAGGACAGGCGGTTTCAGTTAATTTTATGGCGCGAGTCCCCTTCGGAACCTCTCCTTACCTATGAACTTAATACCAATACCTATGGCTTGCGATCAAGTCCCTATATTGCGATTCGCGTACTTCTTGAACTGGCGGAACAAGAACGCTCCAAGTACCCTCGCGCAGCTGCGGTAATTGAATCCGACGTGTATGTTGACGATTGCCTGACAGGAGCCTCAACTCTTGAAGAAGCTCGTGAccttaaaattgaattacaaTCTGTAATGCGTGCCGGCGGTTATGAACTGCGGAAATGGCTTTCAAACAAGCCAGAATTGTTAAATGACCTCCCCCCTGATTACCTCCAACCCCTTCATACAATCCGAGATGTTGAAAATCCCCAAACAGTAGCGGTCCTTGGAGTCCAGTTCAATCCCGTGACTGACGCATTCACATATACGACGCGCGTAGACTGTGATAAATGCCCTACTAAACGAAAGGTGCTATCTCTGATAGCTCGTACCTTTGACCCCAGCGGTTGGATTTCACCCATCGTGTTTAAAGCCAAGGTTTTTATACAGCGGCTATGGCTTTCGGGCCTTGATTGGGATGCCCCACTTACTCCAGAGCTAACGACCGAATGGTTAACATTTACTGAGGAACTGATGAGTACCATACAACAGATTTCAATACCTAGATGTATTTTCCCCCCGAAACCTCAGACTTATACTTTACATGGTTTTAGTGACGCCTCAGAGGCCGGATTCGCTGCCGTAATCTATCTTCGCGCTGTAGATCAGCAAAATAATTCCTCCGTTCATTTGTTAATGTCCAAGACAAAGGTCTCCCCAGTTCGGACCCGTCTCACAATTCCAAAATTGGAATTGCAGGGAGCTGCGCTCCTTTCAAAATTAGTCCAACACGTTGTCTCCTGTCTGCAGAAGTCAATAGTGTTAGACGCCATCTATACTTGGACGGATAGTCAAATTACTCTTGCCTGGCTTAATACTTCACCACATGAACTTCAAACTTTCGAAGCTAATCGCGTATCTCAGATTAAAAATGCTGAAATCCCATCAATATGGAGACATGTTCCCGGCAGTCTTAACCCTGCCGACTGCGCCTCCCGGGGTTTATCCCCTCGTGCGCTCCTAAATCACCCACTCTGGTGGTGTCCGAAGTGGTTGCTAGAGCCACCATCTAGTTGGCCATCTGACAAATTGTGCCCGATCGCACAACTTCCTGGACTACGTTGTCTCTTAGTCACCAGTGCAAGTTGCATTCCAAGTCCTGACTTTCTCCTAGAACGCTTCAGCTCATTCCAGAAACTAATTGGC ACAAGGCCTAAATGGGCATCACATACAGAGCCCCCCGTCGTTGGGGACTTAGTACTCCTTAGAGAAGAGAATGTTCCTCCGTTAGAATGGCGACGCGGTCGCATCATATCAATCCGTCCTGGGAAGGACGGCGTTGTGCGCGTGGTACAAGTCCGGACGGCTACCGGCGTACTGACCAGGCCCACCAATAGGATTATTCGTTTACCCGTTGATAAACCTGTCAATTAA
- the LOC134751839 gene encoding GTP cyclohydrolase 1 isoform X2, protein MSNMNGKDEQPIVPPSSLIRRVSSRSIRNSISEDKENGENIKSFVPKYKKTPEALKNYHMTDGESELEVPGTPMTPRTSTTPGHEKCTFHHDLELDHRPPTREALLPDMASSYRLLLTGLGEDPDRQGLLKTPERAAKAMLFFTKGYDQSLEEVLNEAIFDEDTDEMVVVKDIEMFSMCEHHLVPFYGKVSIGYLPQGKILGLSKLARIVEIYSRRLQVQERLTKQIAIAVTQAVRPAGVAVVIEGVHMCMVMRGVQKINSKTVTSTMLGVFRDDPKTREEFLNLVHSK, encoded by the exons ATGTCAAATATGAACGGCAAAGACGAACAGCCCATAGTACCCCCATCGTCCCTAATTAGACGAGTCTCCTCTCGTTCGATACGAAACTCCATCTCCGAGGATAAGGAGAATGGAGAGAACATTAAAAGTTTCGTTCCGAAATACAAGAAGACCCCGGAAGCACTAAAGAATTATCACATGACGGATGGAGAGAGTGAGCTTGAGGTTCCTGGGACTCCGATGACACCTAGGACATCCACAACTCCTG GACACGAGAAATGCACGTTCCACCACGACCTGGAACTGGACCACAGGCCACCAACCAGAGAGGCCCTGCTACCCGATATGGCCAGCTCTTACAGATTGCTGCtcacag GTTTAGGAGAAGACCCAGACAGGCAGGGCCTGTTGAAGACTCCTGAAAGAGCTGCCAAAGCTATGCTGTTCTTCACTAAGGGCTACGACCAGAGCCTTGAAG AGGTCCTAAATGAAGCCATTTTCGACGAGGACACAGATGAGATGGTGGTGGTGAAGGACATCGAGATGTTCTCCATGTGCGAGCACCATCTGGTGCCGTTCTACGGCAAGGTATCCATCGGGTATCTGCCGCAAGGCAAGATCCTTGGACTCAGCAAGTTGGCCAg AATAGTGGAGATCTACTCCCGCCGCCTGCAGGTGCAAGAGAGACTGACCAAACAGATCGCTATTGCCGTCACCCAGGCCGTCCGACCGGCGGGCGTCGCCGTCGTCATCGAAGGAGT ACACATGTGCATGGTGATGCGTGGGGTCCAAAAAATTAACAGCAAGACCGTGACCTCCACCATGCTGGGCGTGTTCCGCGACGACCCCAAGACCAGGGAGGAGTTCCTCAACCTCGTGCACTCCAAGTGA